The Sediminitomix flava genome includes a window with the following:
- a CDS encoding lipocalin family protein: protein MMRNLKYIISLLVLSSCLGYPKTVEPVKDFELDSYLGTWYEVARLDHSFERGLEQVSATYSMRSDGGVKVLNKGFDTEKGEWSDAEGKAFFVREKDEAYLKVSFFGPFYGSYVVFELDKKNYQYAFISGDSEKYLWFLSRTPVVSDELKNHFIEKAKSLGFPTDQLIFVNQIPKD from the coding sequence ATGATGAGAAACTTAAAATATATTATTTCTCTTTTGGTCTTGTCGAGCTGTTTGGGTTATCCTAAAACTGTAGAGCCTGTAAAAGATTTTGAATTGGATAGTTATTTAGGAACATGGTACGAGGTGGCACGATTGGATCACTCTTTCGAGCGAGGTTTGGAACAAGTATCCGCTACGTATTCTATGCGATCGGATGGAGGTGTAAAAGTTTTGAATAAAGGTTTTGATACTGAAAAAGGAGAGTGGTCAGATGCAGAAGGGAAAGCCTTTTTCGTCAGAGAAAAAGATGAAGCTTATCTAAAAGTATCTTTTTTCGGTCCTTTTTATGGCAGTTATGTTGTGTTCGAATTGGATAAAAAGAATTATCAGTATGCTTTTATTTCTGGTGATAGTGAAAAGTATTTATGGTTCCTTTCTCGTACACCAGTAGTCAGTGATGAGTTGAAAAATCATTTTATTGAAAAAGCAAAAAGCTTAGGGTTTCCTACCGATCAATTGATATTTGTAAATCAAATTCCGAAAGATTAA
- a CDS encoding helix-turn-helix transcriptional regulator — MPVNRNALIRYKTIDQCLQNNFRKWTLEDLIEACSEALYEYEGIDKGISKRTIQSDIQMMRSDKLGYNAPIIVKEKKYYQYEDANYSITNIPISQQDLGKLLEAIEFMKQFQGFSHFRELDGMVQKLEDHIYSQKNQTASVIDFEKNENLKGLKWLDPLYKAITQKRTITLNYQSFKSRYPKDFHMSPYLLKEFRNRWFIIGKLGGNKGIFNLALDRILDIKASEQPYTESPDFDPQSYFKDTIGVTVNPNQKGEDVRLFVTQKHAPYVLTKPFHASQKLEEQNQFGIIISLKVQHNFELEKDILGFGDGVKVISPKRLRENIRFRMKTAMSAYDNDINEKIMVNLYRKMSYRGGALLPPIYTETERNKILNQISNHIEYKNELSKELQIDIFNQNLTNISAHILGTKTLTDAFYFELEKGQIIPWNQNFSTEIKTHIPFHSLMKKIECDDSTVQTLGLLICFHQYYDTFTGLNVFHRSHLNKLSPKEIELISSNTLAHQVDLSAMSAFVFQKGLLTKLVCPPNFKSAKFIYLEWKAID; from the coding sequence ATGCCAGTAAATAGAAACGCTTTAATACGCTACAAAACCATTGACCAATGTCTGCAAAACAACTTCAGAAAATGGACTTTAGAAGATTTGATTGAGGCTTGTTCGGAAGCTTTATACGAATATGAAGGAATTGACAAAGGTATAAGTAAACGCACCATACAATCTGATATTCAGATGATGCGTAGTGATAAACTGGGCTATAATGCACCAATTATAGTTAAGGAGAAGAAGTATTATCAGTATGAAGATGCTAACTATAGTATTACAAATATTCCCATCTCTCAACAAGATCTAGGAAAGCTTTTAGAAGCCATAGAGTTTATGAAACAGTTCCAAGGTTTTTCACATTTCAGAGAATTGGACGGAATGGTGCAAAAATTGGAAGACCACATTTACTCTCAGAAGAATCAGACAGCATCTGTGATTGACTTTGAGAAGAATGAAAATTTGAAAGGATTAAAATGGCTTGACCCTTTATACAAAGCCATTACTCAAAAACGAACAATCACGCTAAACTATCAATCTTTCAAGTCTCGATACCCGAAAGACTTTCATATGTCTCCATACCTTTTGAAAGAGTTTAGAAATAGATGGTTTATTATCGGGAAATTGGGAGGAAACAAAGGTATTTTCAATTTGGCACTTGATCGAATTCTTGATATAAAAGCAAGTGAACAGCCATATACGGAAAGCCCCGATTTTGATCCGCAGTCGTATTTCAAGGATACCATTGGTGTGACCGTCAATCCCAATCAGAAAGGAGAAGATGTGAGATTATTTGTCACTCAAAAACATGCTCCCTATGTACTTACAAAGCCATTTCATGCGTCACAAAAGTTAGAGGAACAAAATCAGTTTGGAATCATCATTTCGCTGAAAGTGCAACATAATTTCGAGTTGGAAAAAGATATTCTTGGCTTTGGAGATGGCGTAAAAGTCATTAGTCCAAAACGGCTCAGAGAGAATATCAGATTTAGGATGAAGACAGCCATGTCTGCCTACGATAATGATATCAATGAAAAAATCATGGTTAATCTGTATCGAAAAATGAGTTATAGAGGAGGCGCGTTACTTCCACCTATTTATACAGAAACGGAACGAAACAAAATTCTAAATCAGATTTCAAATCATATTGAATACAAAAACGAACTAAGTAAAGAACTACAAATTGATATCTTTAATCAGAATTTGACCAATATTTCAGCTCATATTTTAGGAACAAAAACACTTACAGACGCCTTCTATTTTGAGCTTGAAAAAGGGCAAATCATTCCTTGGAATCAGAATTTCTCAACAGAGATAAAAACACATATTCCTTTTCATTCTTTAATGAAAAAAATAGAATGTGATGACTCCACAGTTCAAACGCTAGGACTACTTATTTGCTTCCATCAGTACTATGATACTTTCACTGGTTTAAATGTTTTTCACCGATCACATCTGAATAAATTAAGTCCTAAAGAAATTGAGTTGATTAGTTCGAATACATTAGCCCATCAAGTAGACCTTAGTGCGATGAGTGCTTTTGTTTTTCAGAAAGGATTATTGACCAAACTTGTATGTCCTCCAAATTTCAAGTCCGCGAAGTTTATTTATTTAGAATGGAAAGCTATAGATTAA